From a single Carassius auratus strain Wakin unplaced genomic scaffold, ASM336829v1 scaf_tig00039105, whole genome shotgun sequence genomic region:
- the LOC113083698 gene encoding uncharacterized protein LOC113083698 — MPFPHQMKYLLQLVNLPLCSRFTPLELLSHPTIFPPSHLTTMELLSHPTIFPPSRLATMELLSHPTIFPPSRLATMELLSHPTIFPPSRLATMVLLSHPTIFPPSRLATMVLLSHPTIFPPSRLATMELLSHPNIFPLNRLATMELLSHPTIFPLNRLATMELLSHPTIFPLNRLATMELLSHLTIFPLNRLATMELLSHPTIFPPSHLATMELRSHSILPLMLLLRWTCTLHYYERSLPSRR; from the exons ATGCCATTTCCTCATCAGATGAAATATCTCCTCCAGCTAGTCAACTTGCCTCTCTGCAGCCGTTTCACGCCCTTGGAACTCCTCAGCCATCCTACCATCTTCCCTCCCAGCCATCTCACCACCATGGAACTCCTGAGCCATCCTACCATCTTCCCTCCCAGCCGTCTCGCCACCATGGAACTCCTGAGCCATCCTACCATCTTCCCTCCCAGCCGTCTCGCCACCATGGAACTCCTGAGCCATCCTACCATCTTCCCTCCCAGCCGTCTCGCCACCATGGTACTCCTGAGCCATCCTACCATCTTCCCTCCCAGCCGTCTCGCCACCATGGTACTCCTGAGCCATCCTACCATCTTCCCTCCCAGCCGTCTCGCCACCATGGAACTCCTGAGCCATCCTAACATCTTCCCTCTCAATCGTCTCGCCACCATGGAACTCCTGAGCCATCCTACCATCTTCCCTCTCAATCGTCTCGCCACCATGGAACTCCTGAGCCATCCTACCATCTTCCCTCTCAATCGTCTCGCCACCATGGAACTCTTGAGCCATCTTACCATCTTCCCTCTCAATCGTCTCGCCACCATGGAACTCCTGAGCCATCCTACCATCTTCCCTCCCAGCCATCTCGCCACCATGGAACTCCGGAGCCATTCCATCTTGCCCCTCATGCTGCTTCTGAGATGGACCTGCACTCTG CATTACTACGAGAGATCATTGCCAAGCAGGAGGTGA